The DNA sequence CACCACATCTGTGACCTCCTTGGGGAAGGCAAGGTCTTTAATCGACCAGTGTGCGCTGGTGAAAGCATGCCCAGAAATGAAAACgagtgaagagagaaatagaaattCGAAGCAGTGCCATGTCCTGATCAGGTCATGTCCAAAAATTTGGTCAAGACTAGATATAACATTATCTCTTATAACTGTCAGCATAATTATTCAGTTCAGACGTTATGGACAGGGAGGATATTAACTAACAAGTAGAAAAAtctcaaagaaaacattcagttttagGCTTTTTGTACTTGGGCCTTTTGATATAGAGATTTATGGGCAGTTGAATGAGTGAGACTGGACAccacacacagttaaaaaaacatcatcagttaAAAAGTCTAAAAGCAGAATTACTGGTAACTCAGAGTGTCGGCACAGTGGTGCTTTAAGCCAAATGCTAACACTTGCCCATTAGCTCTAAACACTGGCTGAATCTGATGTGGATGTAAATGTGGTTAGTTTTGCAGGTACTTATATAGGTATAGGTATAAACCAAAGTACTGGACTAATAAATATATGGACCTGTTGATGTAAataagtagtgtgggatcataCGTCTTCATTGTCTGGTTATTCTGGAAGTTATAACGACAGGCAACCAAATAAAATGtactcaaaagaaaaacaataaaataacttatttCTCTGGGTTAGGTTTCCTGATTACATACTGTGTTTCATCATCTATTTTACTATATACAGGGTCACAATTTACACactgaacatcatgctgtatttaAGAAGACTTAAAACTAGTACTTGAGACCaaaaactcattaggaaactgtttattGAGGTAATTGATCAAGTAAGAAGTGCAATtatttctcataagcttacatatcactggatttctttttgaaaccagtggagtctaACTGGCCATTAGAAAGGATTCAGCTTTCAGGCACTTCTACAGTATTTAGTCCAATAATACACAATAATACATATTAATCAGTGTCCCCAGTGTAAAGGTGTTTTCAACCAGATGATTAATTAGCTATTGAAACACTAGCACTTCCAACTCTTATTAATGAAGTCATTGTTTTCATGGAGCTAGTCATTTCTCCAGCTTCAGTTTGGCGAGCCTGAAGTCCTCCCTCACTTGCTGTAGCAGAGCAGGGCAGCACACGACGTCCACAGCTGTCATAGCCAGGGCTTTGGCTGTCCTCAGGGTGAACAACTGGGCCTTCTCAGCTCctggcagaggaaaaaaaaaaaaggcagcgagTAAATAGAAAACCAAACAGACAGACTAAGTGACCTGGAAAGAGGTGAGGGCCGAAAACGTTTGATGATCATCTGATGCAACTCCAGTTTCATTAGAGCGGACAACATCTGTTCTGAATAGACGCATGCTGCCGTACCTGCTGCTTCGGTGTATTCCTCGGTGTGGTTCAACGCGTCTGTGCCGATATAGAAGAAAGGATGGATACCTGGCACCTCGTATGATACGTTGCCAAAGTCTGTAGAACCTGCCAGATAATTATGAAAATCACGGTGATGATTATTCTTTGTTTGCTCggtgaacaacaacaacaaaaaaacaatctgtgggagcaaaaaaagaaaaaacatcacagccccaaggtttttgtgttttttttttccttttttcacaatATCTGtttcaatgaaatgtttattctCCCCTACCAGAGAAGTTGGCTGGCTGCTCTGGGAACTGAAGCCCCAAATCTTTTCCATTGTTTTCGTACAGGTTTGCCAGCGCAGAGTTGGGCACAATGTCGTAGTAATCATGGGCCGGGTAGCTTATCTCCACCTAAAGGAAACACAAGTGTACCCACAAGCATAAAATGTATGCACGAAGCACATAGTTTTGGCCTAAACGGCTTCTCATAGAAAAGAGTGCTTTCACACAGTATATGGAGTTCTGTGCACACTCCGCAAATTCACTTTAACCTGCCTGAAGCAAGTGCAGACGGAGGAGAGAAGCCGCCTGAAGACAACAAACTGACTTATGCAACAGGAGTACGTCGCTCAGAGCATAATTACAGGAATATGTTATAAAGGGCAGTGTTACATAACAGTGGAGTCAACTTCAACATCAGGGATATAATGTGTGTCCCGCCTGAGGGGGAAACAAATGGAAGACaaggtttttgggttttttttttttttaggtaagCTCACTTGGCAGCCCgtggcaacagcagcagccctgAAGCAAGCCTCAGCCTTGGCCTTCAGGTCGCAAAGATCCCGAATCTGCGGCGTGCGCAAATAAAACTGTAGCTCGGTGTAGGCAGGGATAATGTTGGGCTTCACCCCTCCATGTTTGATGATGCCTGCAGAAGAGaacaagaagacaaaggagGCTGAGAGGGTGTGCTGTACAATTACACAATTTGTGTGGGTTTACGTGCCAaggatgtgttttatttcagatttcCAGCAGAGAGATAAACATACCTCTGCCTTTGAAAAGGGCCATAGCCAGGATCCTAAAAGTACTGAGGTCATGATGTTAGATTAGATGCTATAGGTGACATTGAGGACACTGAGCTACGGGCCTGAATCTATCGCGTGTTTGATCCGAAGGTCTGACCGTGATGGAGTTCCTTCTCGACAAGCCACGATCTTATCTTGCACATGGTTCGACTGGTTGCAGCACAAATAtatatgttgtcttttttagacatttagtcatttttcaggtcagtttttgtatttgttgtttacGTGATAAgttaacattttgaattttcccTTTGCCACAGGCTAGTTTCAACAACTTAACACAAcactttcatttcacatttttggaaATTAAATCGATTGAAAACCCCAGAAAAATTGCCAAGGACAAGACCTCAGCAGATGACTTCTCATCCAtgacagtttgaaaatgaatgcaCTTTGAGGTGTGCTGTTCAGAATTAACAGTGATCGCAGTTCCTGGCTCACCGTGAAGCCTCCACTCTGGTTTGAGCTGCTGCCTGAGAGCAGAGAGGTTGTTATAGGccagcacagcagcatccaGCGCATTCACTCCCTCCCACGGGTATGCAGAAGCATGAGAGGCCTTCCCATGGTACTTCACAATCACCCTGCGAAGCATCAACACAGCAGGTTAAGAGATAAATGTAATAAGTGGAGCTTAAAGTTATGAATCCACATCTGAAAACTGCAGAAACTTGCTCAGTGAGCGCGACACAGGGCAGGAAGGACACGTCCTGCTGAGCTGGATGAGCCATGAAGACGAGGTCGACATCAGCGAAGGCTCCGGCATTGATCAGGTCGATCTTTCCTCCGATGGCCTCCTCTGCAGGAGTTCCCAGGACGGTTATCTAGTTTAATACAGACATTTCATTGTGAacttttcattattatttgttgaCTTCTTACTGACTACTAACCATGCAAGTGttcatctcattttctttatgGCAGAAATTAGCTTCCATATATTGGGTTTCCTGCCAAACTTTGAGAAAAGTAATACTGAGGTGTCTGTAATGTTTTTGACGTGCACCTTTTTCTTATAATTTATTTAGAAAAGCAATCTGGTaggacaatttaaaaaaagacacattaatatatatctgcatttctttttaacaaagtTTCATCGGCACAGTTCGTTATCTGGTCATCTGtttaattaaacattcatgTAGCCTGTGGTAGTGATGGTAAGTTAAAACATTGCCTGCATTTGTGCACAAATTATCCATTTCTATTATTAATAGGCCATAAAATAAAGATTGCAGGAACAGCTTTTGAACATTCGTTGAGTCAGCCTCCGAGGAGCTGACTGAAGCGTTTGTGGGGGTTTTATTAAATCATCAGaacagtgtgagtgtgactcGAGTCCCCTGTTACCTTCACTGGGACAGGGAGCTCAGTGTGGACCTGTAGAGCGGCTCTCAGCCCCACGGCGGCGGCAACTCCCACTTCCG is a window from the Acanthopagrus latus isolate v.2019 chromosome 16, fAcaLat1.1, whole genome shotgun sequence genome containing:
- the LOC119004976 gene encoding peptidase M20 domain-containing protein 2-like is translated as MEIFPQPQIHMDKRQQMKDALQLCVDAHKDELHSLSRDIWTRPELAGDETHAHDRLVRYFSQDQTWTVDCHYKLPTAFRASWGPVGGGGEGGPALNVGFLCEYDALPGIGHACGHNLIAEVGVAAAVGLRAALQVHTELPVPVKITVLGTPAEEAIGGKIDLINAGAFADVDLVFMAHPAQQDVSFLPCVALTEVIVKYHGKASHASAYPWEGVNALDAAVLAYNNLSALRQQLKPEWRLHGIIKHGGVKPNIIPAYTELQFYLRTPQIRDLCDLKAKAEACFRAAAVATGCQVEISYPAHDYYDIVPNSALANLYENNGKDLGLQFPEQPANFSGSTDFGNVSYEVPGIHPFFYIGTDALNHTEEYTEAAGAEKAQLFTLRTAKALAMTAVDVVCCPALLQQVREDFRLAKLKLEK